From Candidatus Nealsonbacteria bacterium CG07_land_8_20_14_0_80_39_13:
CCTCCACCCTTGTTTTGAAAAAGAAGCCGCCAGTTTAAAGCGGCGTTTTCCTTTCTTCGCCTCAGGTATAGAATCATTTAAACGAATCTGCGAAGTTCACTTTGACCCAATAAACCCAAAACAGGTAATCGCTCCTTCGAAATTACACAGAGTAAAGTGTTCTGAAAGCTTCACCATTTGGAAAATAGAATTAGCTGTAAAAAATTTGCGTTCCAATCAATTCCCAAGGGTATGGTTTGCTGTTCGGGGAGCAACAATTGCATTTTTATGCGTTGCCACCCACATTGACAACCATGATAATAACGCAATGGACAGAAAAGCTGAAGTATTAACAAGCTCATTCTTTAATTAAAAAATAAAATTAGCAATATGAGCGTTAAGATTATCTATGAAGATGAAAACTTGTTGGTGGTTGATAAACCGGCCGGAATAATTGTTTTCCTTGAAAATGAAGAAGGTAAAAACGAAGGCAGAGAAAGCACCCTCATAGACCTGATTCTGGAAGAAAGGCCGGAAATTAAGAACGTCGGCTCCCCTACCAGATACGGGATAGTCCACCGTTTAGACAAAGATACTTCGGGAATCATTTTAATCGCCAAGAACAATGATTCCTTAATTTTTTTTCAAAAACAATTCCAAGAAAGAAAAGCGGATAAAAAATATATAACTCTGGCAACCGGCGCAATGAAAGACGACAAAGGAAAAATTGAAACGCTTATAGGAAGGTCTCCCAAAAATCGTCTCAAGCAAAAGATATACTCCTCTTTCAGCCCGGAAGCAAAAGGCAAAAGAACTGCCATCACCGAATACAATGTTCTTGAAAATTTCAGGGATTATGCTTTAATGGAAGTTGTTATAAGAACAGGCAGAAAACATCAGATTAGAGCCCATCTTGCGCACATTCATCATCCAATCACAGGAGACAAGCTTTATAATTTTAAAAATCAGCCCTGCCCGAAAGGATTAGAAAGGCAATTCTTGCACGCAGAATACCTTAAGATAACTATGCCTGACGGAAAAGTAAGGGAGTTCAGATCTGAACTGCCGGAAGATTTGAAAAATATATTAAAAAACCTTAAAAAATATGACTAACAAATTACAAGAATTCAACCAAAAACAATCAATAAAGGAATTCGCTGATGTCCGCCCGGGCGATACGGTCAAGGTCTTTCAGAAAGTAAAAGACAAGGACAATAAAGAGAGAATCCAAATTTTTGAGGGGTTGGTTATAGACAGAAAACACGGAAAAGGAGTTTCCTCCACCATCACCGTCAGAAAAATAATAGCTGATATCGGAGTGGAAATAATCTTCCCGACTCAATCCCCTAACATAGAAAAGGTGGAGATAATAAAAAGAGGCAAAGTAAGAAGAGCCAAGCTTTTCTATTTGAGAGGAACTAAAGGCAAAAAATCCAGATTAAAATCCTTAGAAATTCCGGAGCAAACCGTTGTTGAAGAACTGGAAAAACCCGAGGCGAAAAAAGAAGAGGCTTAGAAAAAGGCGCGGGTGTTGTAATGGTAGCCAAGCTGGCTTGAGGTGCCAGTGTTCGCAAGGACGTGGAGGTTCGAATCCTCTCCCGCGCACCTCAAAGTTTAATATGGGCGATTAGCTCAGTTGGCTAGAGCGCCTCGTTTACACCGAGGAGGCCGTGGGTTCGAGACCTACATCGCCCACATAGATAAGGCAAAATTTAAAAATCAAAGATTAAAATTACAAATTAAAATTTAAAGTAATCTAATATTATTTTTTAAATTAATTTGCCGAAGGTAAATACCTAAATTTTACATTTTGATTTTTGATTTTATTTTATGCCACGGTAGCTCAGTGGTAGAGCGAGCGACTGAAAATCGTTAGGTTGTGAGTCCGATTCTCACCCGTGGCACAATAAAGCATAGGCGGGCCTGCTCGCCGAAGTCCCGCTAAAAGCGGGACGTAGGCGGGTGTCGTATAGTGGCTATTACATACTTTTCCACAAGACAAAATTGAACTATTGTGATATAATTCTTTAGAGCTCAATGATGGTTCTATAATTATATGCGCAATGACAGGCATATTGCTATAAATTTAAGAAAACGAGGAAAAAGCTATAATAAAATTAGCGAAGAGCTTAATGTTCCTAAAAGTACTTTATCAGTTTGGTTTTCGAATCTTGAATGGTCTAAAAATATTAAGAGAGAACTTGTCCGAAGAGCGAATTATATCGCAAAGAAAAGATTAAGGATTATTAATAAAAGACGTCGAAAAAAATGGGAGGAATGGAGAGAAGAAGCCCGCCAGAAAGCAAGAGAGGATTTCCCTCTGTTAAAAAACAATCCTTTATTTATCGCTGGACTTATGCTGTACTGGGGCGAAGGAGATAGCAACATTAAAAATCCTTTCCGATTATCCAATACAGACCCGCGGATGATAGCTTTGTATACTAAATTTCTAACCAAATCCCTAAATATCCCAAAGGAGAATTTACGCCCCACCGTTATCTTATACCCAGATTTATCCGAGGAAAAATGTTTGAATTTCTGGGTAGCAATAATAGGAATACCAAAATCTCAATTTTATAAAACCCAATTCATAAAAGGACGGCATCCGACAAAAAGGTTATCTAATGGAATTTGTATGATAGCATGTGGCAATAGACAAATAAAAGAAAAAATATTAATTTGGATTGATTTATTAAGTAAAAATTTATAAAATCCTACTATTGCGGGACTAGTATAGTGGCAGTACACGATCTTGCCAAGATCGAAGCGCGAGTTCGACTCTCGTGTCCCGCTCCAAAAACAAAAACGTCCGAATGGACGTTTTTGTTTTCAAAACGCAACATAATCCCCTATTTCTGCCCAAGAGCTATCTTGAGCTCGTTTTTAGCTCCT
This genomic window contains:
- a CDS encoding 50S ribosomal protein L19 yields the protein MTNKLQEFNQKQSIKEFADVRPGDTVKVFQKVKDKDNKERIQIFEGLVIDRKHGKGVSSTITVRKIIADIGVEIIFPTQSPNIEKVEIIKRGKVRRAKLFYLRGTKGKKSRLKSLEIPEQTVVEELEKPEAKKEEA
- a CDS encoding RluA family pseudouridine synthase; amino-acid sequence: MSVKIIYEDENLLVVDKPAGIIVFLENEEGKNEGRESTLIDLILEERPEIKNVGSPTRYGIVHRLDKDTSGIILIAKNNDSLIFFQKQFQERKADKKYITLATGAMKDDKGKIETLIGRSPKNRLKQKIYSSFSPEAKGKRTAITEYNVLENFRDYALMEVVIRTGRKHQIRAHLAHIHHPITGDKLYNFKNQPCPKGLERQFLHAEYLKITMPDGKVREFRSELPEDLKNILKNLKKYD